The following are encoded together in the Salvia hispanica cultivar TCC Black 2014 chromosome 6, UniMelb_Shisp_WGS_1.0, whole genome shotgun sequence genome:
- the LOC125194760 gene encoding protein FAR1-RELATED SEQUENCE 5-like, producing the protein MESVANNEGMYIPVCDDALKPMIGMKFNTLVEAVGFYEHYSRSVGFGIRKMGNKSVQGITKWQYLACNRQGSKNFIPGHASQSTEVSFKKRRCRSFRCECLAKLNLRYYSDGKSRGYEVYQFVEYHNHLMVADEHRHFMMANRNLDPIHRRFMEDCGRCNIGPTLTFKLLKEIMGGPENVGCDIIDIRNGYRDIMSNIDGSDAQMIFDYMRSQKESSDAFYYEIEIGSHGKLTRLFWADAISRRNYHMFGDVISFDSTYNTNRYITFVANRHKMILFADKMILISDKMILISDNMILIADKMILAVDKMIVLTNKMILLHDKMIEIRMHVFGLDLLVFDEFDIIWNDIVTELYGLEDAIGFGINVVR; encoded by the exons ATGGAATCTGTAGCAAATAACGAAG GTATGTACATTCCTGTTTGTGATGATGCTTTGAAGCCAATGATTGGtatgaaattcaatacattaGTAGAAGCAGTTGGTTTCTATGAACATTATTCTCGTTCAGTTGGTTTTGGCATTCGTAAAATGGGTAACAAATCAGTTCAAGGTATTACTAAGTGGCAGTATTTGGCTTGCAACAGACAAGGCTCTAAGAATTTTATACCTGGTCATGCATCCCAATCAACTGAAGTGTCTTTTAAGAAGCGTAGGTGTCGGTCATTTAGGTGTGAATGTCTTGCTAAGCTCAATTTGAGATATTATTCAGATGGCAAGAGCAGAGGATATGAGGTTTATCAGTTTGTTGAGTATCATAATCACTTAATGGTTGCGGATGAGCATAGGCATTTTATGATGGCCAATCGCAATCTGGATCCTATTCATCGGAGGTTTATGGAGGATTGTGGCAGGTGTAATATTGGTCCCACTCTCACATTCAAACTTTTGAAGGAGATAATGGGTGGACCTGAAAATGTTGGATgtgatattattgatattagaAATGGTTATCGTGATATTATGTCCAATATTGATGGTTCAGATGCTCAAATGATTTTTGATTATATGCGTTCTCAAAAGGAATCATCTGATGCCTTCTattatgaaattgagataGGATCTCATGGAAAGTTAACTAGACTCTTTTGGGCTGATGCTATTTCAAGACGAAATTATCATATGTTTGGAGAtgtaatttcatttgattCAACATACAACACTAACAGGTATATTACTTTTGTTGCTAATagacataaaatgatactttttgctgataaaatgatactcatatctgataaaatgatactcataTCTGATAATATGATACTCattgctgataaaatgatacttgcagtagataaaatgatagttcttactaataaaatgatacttttgcatgataaaatgatagaaatTCGAATGCATGTGTTTGGTCTCGATTTGTTAGTATTCGATGAGTTTGATATAATATGGAATGATATAGTCACGGAACTGTACGGATTAGAAGACGCAATCGGGTTCGGGATCAATGTCGTAAGATAG
- the LOC125197424 gene encoding zinc finger protein ZAT10-like, whose protein sequence is MALEALSSPTAAAPSFDFESAASLPWSKGKRSKRPRTHDPTEEEYLALCLIMLARGGPTSTSTSTAPPPPQKRAPLSPPDASKLIYKCSVCNKAFGSYQALGGHKASHRKLSGGGGDHDHSASAVAAPSGGGRTHECSICHRSFPTGQALGGHKRRHYDGGAASGNGGVTSSEGAGSTGSLRNFDLNLPAMPELWMGFGAGADEEVESPHPFKKSRLSLPPAKLEQTLTN, encoded by the coding sequence ATGGCACTAGAAGCTCTGAGCTCTCCCACCGCAGCGGCGCCTTCGTTCGATTTCGAAAGCGCCGCGTCTCTCCCGTGGAGCAAGGGCAAGCGCAGCAAGCGCCCCCGCACCCACGACCCCACCGAGGAGGAATACTTGGCTCTCTGCCTCATCATGCTCGCTCGCGGCGGccccacctccacctccacctccacagcccctccgccgccgcaaAAAAGAGCTCCTCTTTCTCCACCGGATGCTTCTAAACTCATCTACAAGTGCTCCGTCTGCAACAAGGCTTTCGGGTCCTACCAGGCCCTGGGAGGGCACAAGGCCAGCCACCGCAAGCTcagcggcggaggcggagatCACGACCACTCCGCCTCCGCCGTGGCGGCGCCGAGCGGCGGCGGAAGGACGCATGAGTGCTCCATATGCCACAGGAGCTTCCCCACGGGGCAGGCCTTGGGGGGCCACAAGCGCCGCCACTACGACGGCGGGGCGGCCAGCGGCAACGGCGGCGTGACGTCATCGGAGGGGGCGGGGTCAACGGGCTCGCTCAGGAATTTCGACTTGAACTTACCGGCTATGCCGGAATTGTGGATGGGATTTGGCGCCGGCGCCGACGAAGAAGTGGAGAGCCCCCACCCCTTTAAGAAGTCCCGCCTCTCCTTGCCGCCGGCGAAGTTGGAACAAACCTTAACCAACTga